From Apium graveolens cultivar Ventura chromosome 9, ASM990537v1, whole genome shotgun sequence, the proteins below share one genomic window:
- the LOC141687236 gene encoding cell division cycle 5-like protein, giving the protein MINITNDDIGMWTNMEDEILMVAVMKFGENQWPRISNLLSSNFFRKSTLQCKARWFEWLQPRIKKTEWTRQEDEMLVHAVKVNPGQWRTLAGGVVGRTASECIERYQRLLDAASGVDDDVQKLCRREGDGDRELRRARSDRVDMEANEAQMISEARARLSNAMGNKGIRKVMEKQLEESRNQLLDLIENTRIRNQCSVM; this is encoded by the coding sequence ATGATTAATATTACTAATGATGATATTGGTATGTGGACTAACATGGAGGACGAAATCTTGATGGTAGCAGTCATGAAGTTCGGTGAAAATCAGTGGCCTCGAATATCGAATCTCCTGTCGTCTAATTTTTTCCGAAAATCAACCTTGCAGTGCAAGGCAAGATGGTTTGAGTGGCTGCAACCGAGGATTAAGAAGACTGAGTGGACTAGACAAGAAGATGAGATGTTGGTGCATGCTGTTAAGGTCAATCCGGGGCAATGGAGGACGCTTGCAGGAGGCGTTGTGGGGCGTACTGCATCCGAGTGCATTGAGCGTTACCAGAGACTTCTTGATGCAGCTTCTGGTGTGGATGATGATGTGCAAAAGTTGTGTCGTAGAGAGGGAGATGGTGATCGGGAGTTGAGGCGTGCTCGTTCTGATCGTGTTGATATGGAGGCGAACGAAGCACAGATGATTTCAGAAGCAAGGGCTCGGTTGAGTAATGCTATGGGAAATAAGGGGATTAGAAAAGTTATGGAGAAACAGCTTGAAGAGAGCAGAAATCAACTTCTTGACTTGATAGAGAACACAAGGATTAGGAACCAGTGTTCAGTTATGTGA